The following proteins come from a genomic window of Geomonas sp. RF6:
- a CDS encoding ATP-binding protein, which produces MPCLKLPHLPRLGPNHIQIYNDGYWPICGGKHPRSMGQDFTECWASCWPEIGEAFQRALAGETSYLENQRMFLDRNGYLEETFFTFSFSPIRDETGGVGGLFHPVNETTGEMLAERRISALRDLGARMGKAKNSDEALTAAAEVLEAYALDLPFVILYAIDAKGKTARLVSSTGTGAGTPFTPPIIEVDDKEAAWPLAEVAHSGTPQEIQLGDKISSPCGPYPEPPALALALPISIPGRKLPAAIFIAGVSSRLPFNDRYRVFYEQLAVTISAAVANASAYEEEKLRAERLAELDRAKTVFFSNVSHEFRTPLTLMLGPLEDVLAHADGSVAAGDRDHIVVAHRNCLRLLKLVNSLLDFTRIESGRFRADYRPAELATLTTHLASAFRSAVEKAGLEFVVDCAQLTEPVYVDRDMLEKIVLNLLSNAFKFTLQGRITLRLYSCGNHAELAVQDTGCGIPEGELDNVFKRFHRIEGTRGRTYEGTGIGLALVAELVKMHGGSIRVESALGRGSTFTVSFPYGKEHLPAEHIDTGEAPSSTRADAFVEEALRWLPDEACDAAAERADDVAATGAGEASYLLVADDNSDMREYLCKLLRTKYEVHAVADGEEAWQSLLERRPDLLLSDVMMPSLDGFGLLARLRQDPRTRSLPVLMLSARAGEESRVEGLEAGADDYLVKPFSARELVARVSVNLEMARLRQESARNEERLKAKQQATEELEHMVAQRTEQLEVQRAELEVQNRHLVELNDRLEEEIAARARAQASLDLAVADLQRSNRDLELFASVASHDLQEPLHTITSYTELLAQRYQGKVDDKVDRYVHYIVDGTAQMRTLINDLLAYSRVGTRAKPFAPVELDSVLTQAETHLRRAIEESNATIERDALPKVKGDDVQLVQLFQNLIGNAIKFRKPDIPPRVSVTCESRDRDWVFGVRDNGIGVEPQYFDRVFEVFRRLHTREEYEGSGIGLAICRKIVEHHGGRIWVESLPGEGSSFFFTMPRV; this is translated from the coding sequence GTGCCTTGCCTCAAACTTCCCCATCTCCCTCGCCTGGGGCCCAACCACATCCAGATTTACAACGACGGCTACTGGCCCATCTGCGGCGGCAAGCATCCGCGTTCCATGGGGCAGGACTTCACCGAGTGCTGGGCGTCGTGCTGGCCGGAAATAGGCGAGGCTTTCCAGCGTGCGCTGGCGGGCGAGACTTCCTACCTGGAAAATCAGCGCATGTTTCTGGACCGGAACGGCTACCTGGAGGAAACCTTCTTCACCTTCTCCTTCAGCCCCATCCGCGACGAGACTGGAGGGGTCGGCGGCCTCTTCCACCCGGTGAACGAGACGACTGGCGAGATGCTTGCGGAGCGGCGTATCAGTGCCCTGAGGGACCTGGGGGCACGAATGGGCAAGGCCAAGAACAGCGACGAGGCGCTTACGGCAGCCGCGGAAGTGCTGGAAGCGTACGCCCTGGACTTGCCCTTCGTCATCCTTTACGCGATCGACGCGAAGGGGAAGACGGCACGGCTGGTAAGCAGCACCGGGACGGGAGCAGGGACTCCATTCACTCCGCCAATCATCGAAGTGGATGACAAAGAGGCCGCCTGGCCGCTGGCAGAGGTGGCGCATTCCGGTACCCCGCAAGAGATACAGTTGGGCGACAAGATCTCCTCCCCCTGCGGCCCATATCCCGAGCCCCCCGCGCTCGCCCTGGCACTCCCCATATCGATACCGGGTCGGAAGCTCCCGGCTGCCATCTTTATCGCCGGCGTCAGCTCGCGCCTGCCCTTCAACGACAGGTACCGCGTCTTCTACGAGCAGCTCGCGGTGACCATCAGCGCCGCCGTGGCAAACGCCAGTGCCTACGAGGAGGAGAAACTGCGCGCCGAGAGGCTCGCCGAGCTGGACCGCGCCAAGACGGTTTTTTTCAGCAACGTGAGTCACGAGTTCCGCACCCCCCTCACTCTCATGCTCGGTCCCCTGGAGGACGTCCTGGCACATGCCGACGGGAGTGTTGCCGCAGGGGATCGCGACCACATCGTGGTGGCCCACCGCAACTGCCTGCGGCTTCTGAAGCTGGTAAATTCGCTCCTCGACTTTACTCGTATCGAATCCGGGCGATTCCGCGCCGATTACCGCCCCGCCGAACTGGCGACCTTGACCACCCACCTTGCCAGCGCTTTCCGCTCAGCCGTGGAGAAGGCAGGCCTGGAGTTCGTCGTCGACTGCGCGCAGCTCACCGAGCCGGTCTACGTGGACCGTGACATGCTGGAAAAGATCGTCCTCAACCTCCTTTCCAACGCCTTCAAGTTTACCCTTCAGGGACGCATCACCCTGCGTCTCTATTCCTGCGGGAACCATGCGGAGCTGGCTGTGCAGGACACCGGTTGCGGCATCCCGGAAGGCGAGCTTGACAACGTCTTCAAGCGCTTCCACCGCATCGAGGGGACCCGGGGACGAACCTACGAGGGAACCGGCATCGGGCTCGCTCTAGTGGCGGAGCTGGTGAAGATGCACGGCGGGAGCATCCGCGTGGAGAGCGCCCTCGGCCGGGGCAGCACCTTTACCGTCTCATTCCCCTACGGAAAGGAACACCTTCCTGCCGAGCACATCGACACCGGTGAGGCACCCTCCTCGACCCGTGCCGATGCATTCGTGGAGGAGGCGCTGCGCTGGCTCCCTGATGAGGCTTGTGACGCAGCCGCGGAGAGAGCCGACGATGTGGCAGCCACCGGAGCAGGGGAGGCCAGCTACCTGCTGGTGGCTGACGACAACTCTGATATGCGGGAATACCTCTGCAAGCTGCTCCGGACCAAGTATGAGGTGCATGCGGTGGCTGATGGGGAAGAGGCTTGGCAGTCTCTTCTTGAGCGGAGACCGGACTTGCTACTTAGTGACGTCATGATGCCCAGCTTGGACGGCTTCGGCTTGCTCGCGCGCCTGCGCCAGGATCCACGGACCCGTTCCCTTCCGGTACTCATGCTCTCGGCGCGGGCGGGGGAGGAGTCGCGTGTGGAAGGGCTGGAGGCGGGCGCTGACGACTACCTGGTGAAGCCCTTCAGCGCGCGGGAGCTGGTGGCGCGGGTGTCGGTAAACCTGGAGATGGCGAGACTTAGGCAGGAATCGGCCCGCAACGAGGAACGGCTGAAGGCTAAGCAGCAGGCAACGGAAGAGCTGGAACATATGGTGGCCCAGCGTACTGAGCAGCTGGAGGTGCAGCGGGCGGAACTGGAGGTGCAAAACCGCCATCTTGTGGAATTGAACGACAGGCTGGAGGAGGAGATTGCTGCCCGTGCGCGGGCCCAGGCATCCTTGGACTTGGCCGTTGCCGACCTGCAGCGTTCCAACAGGGATCTGGAACTGTTCGCGTCGGTGGCATCGCACGACCTGCAGGAACCACTGCATACCATTACAAGCTATACGGAGCTGCTCGCCCAGAGGTACCAGGGGAAAGTAGATGACAAGGTCGACCGCTACGTGCACTACATCGTGGACGGCACGGCGCAGATGCGAACCCTCATCAACGACCTCCTGGCCTACTCCCGCGTGGGAACCAGGGCAAAGCCTTTTGCTCCGGTCGAGCTCGACTCCGTTCTGACCCAGGCCGAAACTCACCTGAGAAGGGCGATAGAGGAGAGCAACGCCACGATCGAGCGGGACGCCCTGCCGAAGGTGAAAGGGGACGACGTTCAGCTGGTGCAGCTTTTCCAAAACCTCATCGGCAACGCGATAAAGTTCAGGAAGCCCGACATACCGCCGCGTGTCTCGGTCACCTGCGAGAGCCGCGACCGCGACTGGGTTTTTGGCGTGCGCGACAACGGCATCGGGGTGGAGCCCCAGTATTTCGACCGGGTCTTCGAGGTTTTCCGGCGACTGCACACCCGCGAGGAGTACGAGGGTAGCGGCATTGGGCTTGCGATCTGCCGCAAGATCGTGGAGCATCACGGCGGGCGCATCTGGGTGGAATCCCTCCCCGGGGAGGGATCCTCCTTTTTCTTCACCATGCCGAGGGTGTGA